From one Nonomuraea polychroma genomic stretch:
- the boxB gene encoding benzoyl-CoA 2,3-epoxidase subunit BoxB: MSIDYSERIPNNVDLAEDRRLRRALESWQPRFLQWWAEMGPALPTRDVYLRTAVSVGREGWAHFDHVPLPDYRWGIFLAERKDDRRIAFGEHKGRPVWQRVPGEHRADLQRLIVIQGDTEPASVEQQRRLGLTAPSLYDLRNLFQVNVEEGRHLWAMVYLLHAYFGREGREEAEQLLKRNSGSEDSPRILGAFNEETPDWLSFYMFTYFTDRDGKYQLGTLKESAFDPLSRTCEFMLKEEAHHMFVGTTGVDRVVERTAQLMREHDTDDIGPYGGIPLDVVQKYINFHYSVSLDLFGGETSTNVANYFTAGLKGRWQEERRADDHRLTDAFAVVPRVERGRLVDVRLPALTALNADLRGEYIADCATGVNRWNRILAGHGLDATLYLPHVGFNRRVGVFAGHHISPDGRVLDEGSWEAARGRWLPTAADKEHVRALMRPVYEPGKIAAWVAPPRNGINGRPFDYEYVHL; encoded by the coding sequence GTGTCCATCGACTACAGCGAGCGCATTCCGAACAACGTCGACCTCGCGGAGGACCGCCGGCTGCGGCGGGCGCTGGAGTCGTGGCAGCCGCGCTTCCTGCAGTGGTGGGCGGAGATGGGCCCGGCGCTGCCGACCAGGGACGTCTACCTCCGCACGGCCGTCTCGGTCGGCCGCGAGGGCTGGGCGCACTTCGATCACGTGCCGCTGCCCGACTACCGCTGGGGCATCTTCCTGGCCGAGCGGAAGGACGACCGCCGCATCGCGTTCGGCGAGCACAAGGGCCGGCCGGTCTGGCAGCGGGTGCCCGGCGAGCACCGCGCCGACCTGCAGCGGCTCATCGTCATCCAGGGCGACACCGAGCCGGCCAGCGTCGAGCAGCAGCGCCGGCTCGGGCTGACCGCCCCCTCCCTGTACGACCTGCGCAACCTCTTCCAGGTGAACGTGGAGGAAGGCCGGCACCTGTGGGCCATGGTCTACCTGCTGCACGCCTACTTCGGCAGGGAAGGCCGTGAGGAGGCCGAGCAACTGCTCAAGCGCAACTCGGGCAGCGAGGACTCGCCGCGCATCCTGGGCGCCTTCAACGAGGAGACGCCGGACTGGCTGTCGTTCTACATGTTCACGTACTTCACCGATCGGGATGGGAAGTATCAGCTCGGCACGCTCAAGGAGTCGGCGTTCGATCCGCTGAGCCGTACCTGCGAGTTCATGCTCAAGGAGGAGGCCCACCACATGTTCGTGGGCACCACGGGCGTGGACCGGGTGGTGGAGCGTACCGCGCAGCTGATGCGCGAGCACGACACCGACGACATCGGGCCGTACGGCGGGATCCCGCTGGACGTCGTCCAGAAGTACATCAACTTCCACTACAGCGTCAGCCTCGACCTGTTCGGCGGCGAGACGTCCACCAATGTGGCCAACTACTTCACCGCCGGGCTCAAGGGCCGCTGGCAGGAGGAGCGGCGCGCCGACGACCACCGGCTCACCGACGCCTTCGCCGTCGTGCCGCGGGTCGAGCGGGGCCGGCTGGTGGACGTGCGGCTGCCCGCGCTCACGGCGCTCAACGCGGACCTGCGCGGCGAGTACATCGCCGACTGCGCCACCGGCGTGAACCGGTGGAACCGCATCCTCGCCGGCCACGGCCTCGACGCGACGCTCTACCTGCCGCACGTGGGATTCAACCGCCGGGTCGGCGTGTTCGCCGGGCACCACATCTCCCCGGACGGGCGCGTCCTCGACGAGGGGTCATGGGAGGCCGCCAGGGGCCGGTGGTTGCCGACGGCCGCGGACAAGGAGCACGTGCGGGCGCTGATGCGGCCGGTGTACGAGCCGGGGAAGATCGCCGCCTGGGTGGCGCCGCCGCGCAACGGGATCAACGGGCGGCCGTTCGACTACGAGTACGTGCATCTGTGA
- a CDS encoding benzoate-CoA ligase family protein — MMPESFNASVFLVDRQVEAGRGDHVAVTGPAGAPSSLTYAQLAARVAELAAGLRELGVRPEERVLLVMSDRPETVVTILAVMRMGAVAVPVSTMYNGAELAALFRDARGRVVVATSEFAPAVREALRTAPDVTTLVMTDSAEADPAGPDPGVRVRRWAEVLEAGRGAVAAHGPGAAAAYDSWRDSPALWLYTSGTTGAPKAAMHRHGAIRDVCETYGDQVLGIRPGDRCFSVARLFFAYGLGNSLFFPLAAGATAILDPARPTPAGVIARVAVDRPTLFFAGPTFYAALLALGAPDDAFRSVRLAVSAGEALPAEIYRRFTERFGVDIIDGLGSTEALHIFISNRPGQVRQGSSGTVVPGYEARLLDDLGAPVPDGQPGHLYVRGDSIATGYWCRTAATRQVFQGEWLRTGDTYTRDPDGFYRCLGRSNDLIKAGGIWVSPMEVEARLLEHTSVGECAVVAYIDPDGLEKPVACVVPAAGSAVDAAELVAFCRDGLASFKRPREVLIVDELPKTATGKIQRVVVRQLAADLLGKRQASA; from the coding sequence ATGATGCCGGAGTCGTTCAACGCCAGCGTTTTCCTCGTGGACCGGCAGGTCGAAGCCGGCCGAGGTGATCACGTCGCGGTGACGGGGCCCGCGGGCGCCCCGAGCTCCCTCACGTACGCGCAGCTCGCCGCCCGCGTCGCCGAGCTGGCCGCCGGGCTGCGGGAGCTGGGCGTCCGGCCGGAGGAACGCGTGCTGCTCGTCATGTCGGACCGCCCCGAGACGGTGGTCACCATCCTGGCGGTCATGCGGATGGGGGCGGTCGCCGTACCGGTCTCCACCATGTACAACGGCGCCGAGCTGGCCGCCCTGTTCCGGGACGCGCGCGGGCGGGTCGTGGTGGCCACCTCCGAGTTCGCGCCGGCCGTGCGGGAGGCTTTGCGGACCGCCCCCGACGTGACGACACTCGTCATGACCGACTCGGCCGAGGCGGACCCGGCAGGACCGGACCCCGGGGTGCGGGTCCGGCGCTGGGCGGAGGTGCTGGAGGCCGGCCGCGGCGCGGTGGCGGCGCACGGCCCGGGCGCGGCGGCCGCGTACGACAGCTGGCGCGATTCCCCCGCCCTCTGGCTCTACACCTCGGGCACCACCGGAGCACCGAAGGCCGCCATGCACCGGCACGGCGCGATCCGCGACGTCTGCGAGACCTACGGTGATCAGGTCCTCGGCATCCGCCCCGGCGACCGGTGTTTCTCCGTCGCCCGGCTGTTCTTCGCGTACGGCCTCGGCAACTCCCTGTTCTTCCCCCTCGCCGCGGGCGCGACCGCGATACTCGATCCGGCCAGGCCCACCCCGGCCGGGGTGATCGCGCGGGTGGCGGTGGACCGGCCGACGTTGTTCTTCGCCGGCCCCACGTTCTATGCGGCCCTGCTCGCGCTCGGCGCCCCGGACGACGCCTTCCGATCGGTACGGCTGGCCGTCTCGGCCGGCGAGGCGCTGCCCGCCGAGATCTACCGGCGCTTCACCGAGCGGTTCGGCGTGGACATCATCGACGGCCTCGGCTCCACCGAGGCCCTGCACATCTTCATCTCCAACCGGCCCGGCCAGGTACGCCAGGGCAGTTCGGGCACGGTCGTGCCCGGCTACGAGGCCAGGCTGCTCGACGACCTCGGCGCCCCGGTCCCCGACGGCCAGCCGGGTCACCTGTACGTGCGGGGCGACTCCATCGCCACCGGCTACTGGTGCCGCACCGCCGCCACCCGCCAGGTGTTCCAGGGGGAGTGGCTGCGGACCGGAGACACCTACACCCGCGACCCGGACGGCTTCTACCGCTGCCTCGGACGCTCCAACGACCTGATCAAGGCGGGCGGCATCTGGGTGTCGCCGATGGAGGTGGAGGCCAGGCTGCTGGAGCACACGTCGGTGGGGGAGTGCGCGGTGGTGGCCTACATCGACCCCGACGGGCTGGAGAAGCCGGTGGCCTGCGTGGTGCCGGCGGCGGGCAGCGCGGTGGACGCCGCGGAGCTGGTCGCGTTCTGCCGTGACGGCCTGGCCTCGTTCAAGCGCCCGCGCGAGGTGCTGATCGTGGATGAGCTGCCGAAGACGGCCACCGGCAAGATCCAGCGCGTGGTGGTCCGGCAGCTCGCCGCCGACCTGCTGGGCAAGCGTCAGGCCTCGGCCTGA
- a CDS encoding class I SAM-dependent methyltransferase, with product MPSFPEIMHRTFFRTLSLLSPAAQGVLLRRYFDWWHRSPDPWKLATDSYEQQKYLATLQHLPPRPYRRIIEVGCAEGVFTHALAAAFPDAEITGVDVSERALARARERVRGNARVRFVRADIVTHRPAERFDLVFCSETLYYLGRAERLRRASARLGDLLAPGGVLVAVHPWPEAARLHHYLDASLPRLAKEVYTATYRPFAISIYGTPQAEA from the coding sequence ATGCCGAGCTTCCCCGAGATCATGCATCGCACGTTCTTCCGGACGTTGTCCCTGCTCTCGCCGGCGGCGCAGGGCGTGCTCCTGCGCCGCTACTTCGACTGGTGGCACCGCAGCCCGGACCCGTGGAAGCTGGCGACCGACAGCTACGAGCAGCAGAAATACCTGGCCACGCTGCAGCATCTGCCGCCCAGGCCGTACCGGCGGATCATCGAGGTGGGCTGTGCCGAGGGGGTGTTCACGCACGCGCTCGCGGCGGCGTTCCCGGACGCCGAGATCACCGGCGTGGACGTGTCCGAGCGGGCGCTGGCGCGGGCGCGCGAGCGGGTGCGGGGCAACGCGCGGGTGCGGTTCGTCCGGGCGGACATCGTCACCCACCGACCGGCCGAGCGCTTCGACCTGGTGTTCTGCTCGGAGACCCTCTACTACCTGGGCCGTGCCGAACGCCTGCGCCGGGCCTCCGCGCGGCTCGGCGACCTGCTCGCGCCCGGCGGCGTCCTGGTGGCGGTCCACCCGTGGCCGGAGGCCGCCCGGCTGCACCACTACCTGGATGCGTCGCTGCCCCGGCTCGCGAAGGAGGTCTACACGGCAACGTACCGGCCGTTCGCCATCTCGATCTACGGCACCCCTCAGGCCGAGGCCTGA
- a CDS encoding aminotransferase class IV, with the protein MTRRAAIEGKPVGSDAYVALEARYGHFTAMQVRDRRTRGLDLHLERLESANLELFGVALDRAAVLGSIRAVLGDDVRDASVRVYVVESGGRPLVMATAAPPFHLSGRPQSVKPVVYQRYLPHIKQAAGFPQAHLIRQVARDGFDEALLTTEDGVISEGAITNLGGFAGGRLIWPDAPMLRGITMGLLQRMDVPQERRPLKVAALPELDQVFLCNSRGVVPVSRVGDVELRQDGELMARVIGFYDAIAGDPLD; encoded by the coding sequence ATGACGAGACGCGCCGCGATCGAGGGCAAGCCGGTGGGCTCGGACGCCTACGTCGCGCTGGAGGCCCGCTACGGGCACTTCACCGCCATGCAGGTCAGAGACCGCCGCACCCGCGGGCTCGATCTGCACCTCGAGCGGCTGGAGAGCGCCAACCTCGAGCTGTTCGGGGTGGCGCTCGACCGGGCGGCGGTGCTCGGCTCGATCAGGGCCGTGCTCGGCGACGACGTACGGGACGCCAGCGTGCGGGTCTACGTCGTGGAGTCCGGCGGCCGGCCGCTCGTCATGGCCACCGCCGCGCCGCCCTTCCACCTGTCCGGCCGCCCCCAGAGCGTCAAGCCGGTCGTCTACCAGCGGTATCTGCCGCACATCAAGCAGGCGGCCGGCTTCCCGCAGGCGCACCTCATCCGCCAGGTCGCCCGCGACGGCTTCGACGAGGCGCTCCTGACGACCGAGGACGGCGTGATCAGCGAGGGCGCGATCACCAACCTGGGCGGTTTCGCGGGCGGCCGGCTGATCTGGCCGGACGCCCCGATGTTGCGCGGGATCACGATGGGGCTGCTGCAGCGGATGGACGTGCCGCAGGAGCGCCGCCCGCTGAAGGTCGCCGCCCTGCCGGAGCTCGATCAGGTCTTCCTGTGCAACTCGCGCGGCGTGGTGCCGGTGAGCCGGGTGGGCGACGTCGAGTTGCGGCAGGACGGCGAGCTGATGGCGCGCGTGATCGGCTTCTACGACGCGATCGCGGGAGATCCGCTGGATTGA
- a CDS encoding SigE family RNA polymerase sigma factor: protein MADRAIFQDFVVARSDRLLRTAYLLTRDWGVAEDLLQESLAKAWFAWPGIDEPEAYVRKVLVTTYTSWWRRRWRRELPSADLPDAPSYDPAGPREELWKAVGRLPARQRAVIVLRFYEDLPVAEVAELLGCQEGTVKSQTAKALAKLRVDESIVKELHR from the coding sequence TTGGCTGATAGAGCCATATTTCAGGACTTCGTGGTGGCGAGGTCCGATCGGCTGTTACGGACCGCGTACCTGCTGACCCGCGACTGGGGGGTGGCCGAGGACCTGCTGCAGGAGTCGCTGGCCAAGGCGTGGTTCGCCTGGCCGGGCATCGACGAGCCCGAGGCGTACGTGCGCAAGGTGCTGGTGACCACGTACACGTCCTGGTGGCGGCGCCGGTGGCGCAGGGAGCTGCCCAGCGCCGACCTGCCGGACGCGCCCTCGTACGACCCGGCAGGACCGCGCGAGGAGCTGTGGAAGGCGGTGGGCCGGCTGCCGGCGAGGCAGCGCGCGGTGATCGTGCTGCGCTTCTACGAGGACTTGCCGGTGGCCGAGGTGGCGGAGCTGCTCGGCTGCCAGGAGGGCACGGTCAAGAGCCAGACCGCCAAGGCGCTGGCCAAGCTGCGAGTGGACGAGTCGATCGTGAAGGAGCTGCACCGATGA
- a CDS encoding adenylate/guanylate cyclase domain-containing protein, translated as MGRGDENGLTEAFLREPRRYTSHQVADMAGVPVYRARRFWRALGFANVADDAVEFTDSDVEALKTLLGMVSSGVYDEEHVLLMARSLGGATARLAESQAELGVEALDQAGVPLADRPRAWRRRAERVVPDLAKLLVYAWQRQLAAAAGRMADQDMSAVRLAVGFADLVAFTRLSRQITSSELARLIDRFEGGSADIVTSTGGRVIKTLGDSVLFVADKAHVAAEIALRLVETHARVRGLPELRVGLASGPVIWRMGDVFGTTVNLASRLTALSLPGTILADPATAEELEGDRAFRLRPVDKLSVRGLGEMAPFTVMRSGAP; from the coding sequence GTGGGCCGCGGGGATGAGAACGGGCTGACAGAGGCCTTCCTGCGTGAGCCGCGCCGCTACACCAGCCACCAGGTCGCCGACATGGCGGGGGTGCCGGTCTACCGCGCGCGGCGCTTCTGGCGTGCCCTGGGGTTCGCCAACGTGGCGGACGACGCCGTCGAGTTCACCGACTCCGACGTCGAGGCGCTCAAGACACTGCTCGGCATGGTCAGCTCCGGCGTCTACGACGAGGAGCACGTGCTGCTGATGGCCCGCTCGCTCGGCGGGGCCACTGCGAGGCTGGCCGAGTCGCAGGCCGAGCTGGGCGTCGAGGCCCTGGACCAGGCGGGCGTGCCGCTGGCCGACCGGCCGCGGGCCTGGCGCCGGCGGGCCGAGCGGGTCGTGCCCGACCTGGCGAAGCTGCTGGTCTACGCCTGGCAACGCCAGCTCGCCGCCGCCGCGGGCCGCATGGCCGACCAGGACATGAGCGCGGTACGGCTGGCCGTCGGCTTCGCGGACCTGGTCGCCTTCACCCGGCTGAGCAGGCAGATCACCAGCAGCGAGCTGGCCCGGCTGATCGACAGGTTCGAGGGGGGATCCGCCGACATCGTCACCTCCACCGGCGGCCGGGTGATCAAGACGCTGGGCGACTCGGTGTTGTTCGTGGCCGACAAGGCGCACGTGGCGGCCGAGATCGCGCTGCGCCTGGTCGAGACGCACGCGCGCGTCAGGGGCCTGCCGGAGCTGCGGGTGGGCCTGGCGTCCGGGCCGGTGATCTGGCGGATGGGCGACGTGTTCGGCACCACCGTCAACCTGGCGAGCAGGCTCACGGCGCTGTCGTTGCCGGGCACGATCCTCGCCGACCCGGCGACGGCCGAGGAACTGGAAGGCGACCGGGCCTTCCGGCTGCGGCCTGTCGACAAGCTGTCGGTACGCGGGCTGGGCGAGATGGCGCCCTTCACCGTCATGCGGTCGGGAGCCCCTTGA
- a CDS encoding FadR/GntR family transcriptional regulator: MGGPRFEPVRTVRAYERVVEQIEGAIEGGTLCPGERLPSERELMVQFSVSRSTVREALRVLQARGLVRSRPGDPNGAEVLPFSPVALHKSMTTLARVAELSLGELVQFRMVLDAAAILLAARLRTEEELEEMAAAVERMKEADSDAFSAADVAFHDVVARASGNKLIQICTDVVRSVVVDLIAGRIAAAPDQEALMRRSIAHHEEVLAAVRAGDGPLAARLSRRSMYDYYAGYVPEDERIAMQALLE; the protein is encoded by the coding sequence ATGGGTGGTCCGCGATTCGAACCGGTGCGTACTGTGCGCGCCTATGAGCGCGTCGTGGAGCAGATCGAGGGGGCGATCGAGGGCGGCACCCTGTGCCCGGGCGAGCGGCTGCCCAGCGAGCGCGAGCTCATGGTGCAGTTCTCGGTGAGCCGGTCCACCGTGCGGGAGGCGCTGCGCGTGCTGCAGGCGCGCGGCCTGGTGCGCTCGCGGCCCGGTGACCCGAACGGCGCCGAGGTGCTGCCGTTCTCGCCCGTCGCGTTGCACAAGTCGATGACCACGCTGGCGCGGGTGGCGGAGCTGTCGCTGGGCGAGCTGGTGCAGTTCAGGATGGTGCTGGACGCGGCGGCCATCCTGCTGGCGGCGCGGCTGCGCACCGAGGAGGAGCTGGAAGAGATGGCCGCGGCCGTCGAGCGCATGAAGGAGGCGGACAGCGACGCCTTCAGCGCCGCGGACGTCGCCTTCCACGACGTGGTGGCGCGGGCCAGCGGCAACAAGCTGATCCAGATCTGCACCGACGTGGTGCGCTCGGTCGTGGTCGATCTCATCGCCGGCAGGATCGCCGCCGCTCCCGACCAGGAGGCGCTGATGCGCCGGAGCATCGCTCACCACGAGGAGGTCCTGGCCGCCGTGCGCGCCGGCGACGGCCCGCTGGCCGCCCGGCTGTCACGCCGATCGATGTACGACTACTACGCCGGCTACGTTCCCGAGGACGAGCGAATCGCCATGCAAGCCCTTCTGGAGTGA
- a CDS encoding ABC transporter substrate-binding protein, whose product MRRIGIWIAVGGLLLSAAACGGDSGGGTSTPAAQTLSVGFVAEPANLDFTSTEGVAIPQALLVNVYEGLVKLDQDGKIVPLLAEKWDVSDDRKTYTFTLRKNVTFSSGAPFTADDVVFSLDRVKSDWKLKIKSQLDMIDKVEKKDDSTAVVTLKRPSNGFLYSMATRLGAMFSRTGVADLANKPVGTGPYVLGSWRRGDSIQLNANPSYWGTKPPLSSVTLKYFKDATAMNNALLTGGIDVISSVQAPESLQQFADPNRFQTVEGTTNGEVVLSMNNARAPFNDKKARQAVRHAIDHKALLDTAWAGRGQLIGSMVPPTDPWYEDRTGDYPYDPAKAKELLGGKTLTVKMRIPNLPYAVASAQVVKSQLAQVGITADIEPLEFPARWLDVVFKQGDYDLSIINHVEPRDMGIFADKSYYFHYDNPEFGKLLASADEGTEQQQTDDLKKAGKLLSDDAAADWLFLFPNLIVAKKGVTGLPKNAIAESFDFTALAKQ is encoded by the coding sequence ATGAGGCGCATCGGAATCTGGATCGCCGTAGGCGGTCTCCTGCTGAGCGCGGCCGCCTGTGGCGGCGACTCCGGCGGCGGCACTTCCACCCCCGCGGCCCAAACCTTGTCCGTCGGATTCGTGGCCGAGCCCGCGAACCTGGACTTCACCTCCACCGAAGGCGTCGCCATCCCCCAGGCGCTGCTCGTCAACGTCTACGAGGGACTGGTCAAGCTCGACCAGGACGGCAAGATCGTGCCGCTGCTGGCCGAGAAGTGGGACGTCTCGGACGACCGGAAGACCTACACGTTCACGCTCCGCAAGAACGTGACGTTCAGCAGCGGGGCGCCGTTCACGGCCGACGACGTGGTGTTCTCGCTCGACCGGGTCAAGAGCGACTGGAAGCTGAAGATCAAGTCGCAGCTCGACATGATCGACAAGGTGGAGAAGAAGGACGACTCCACCGCCGTCGTCACGCTCAAGCGGCCCAGCAACGGCTTCCTCTACTCGATGGCGACCAGGCTCGGCGCGATGTTCAGCCGCACCGGCGTCGCCGACCTGGCCAACAAGCCCGTCGGCACCGGCCCGTACGTGCTGGGCTCGTGGCGGCGCGGCGACTCCATCCAGCTCAACGCCAACCCCTCCTACTGGGGCACGAAGCCGCCGCTGTCGTCGGTCACGCTGAAGTACTTCAAGGACGCCACGGCGATGAACAACGCGCTGCTGACCGGCGGCATCGACGTCATCTCCAGTGTCCAGGCGCCGGAGTCGCTGCAGCAGTTCGCCGACCCCAACCGCTTCCAGACGGTCGAGGGCACGACGAACGGCGAGGTCGTGCTGTCGATGAACAACGCCCGCGCGCCGTTCAACGACAAGAAGGCCCGCCAGGCCGTGCGCCACGCGATCGACCACAAGGCGCTGCTGGACACCGCCTGGGCCGGGCGCGGCCAGCTGATCGGCTCGATGGTGCCGCCGACCGACCCGTGGTACGAGGACCGCACCGGGGACTACCCGTACGACCCGGCCAAGGCCAAGGAGCTGCTCGGCGGCAAGACGCTGACCGTCAAGATGCGCATCCCGAACCTGCCGTACGCGGTGGCGAGCGCCCAGGTCGTCAAGTCGCAGCTGGCCCAGGTGGGCATCACGGCCGACATCGAGCCCCTGGAGTTCCCGGCACGCTGGCTGGACGTGGTGTTCAAGCAGGGCGACTACGACCTGTCCATCATCAACCACGTCGAACCCCGCGACATGGGGATATTCGCTGACAAGTCGTACTACTTCCACTACGACAACCCCGAGTTCGGCAAGCTGCTCGCCTCCGCCGACGAAGGCACCGAGCAGCAGCAGACCGACGACCTCAAGAAGGCCGGCAAGCTGCTGTCCGACGACGCCGCGGCCGACTGGCTCTTCCTGTTCCCCAACCTGATCGTGGCGAAGAAGGGCGTCACCGGGCTGCCGAAGAACGCCATCGCGGAGTCCTTCGACTTCACCGCGCTCGCCAAACAGTGA
- a CDS encoding ABC transporter permease has protein sequence MIVYLLKRLAVLLASTAVAAVVVFAFMALLPGDPAEIALGVNATPEAVAELRRQFGTDRPPVVQFFDWAGGLVQGDFGTSYVTNAAVGPQIGDRLGVTAVLVLGGMVMALVIAVPLGTFAAVHHRDPLGAVISAFSQVGIAVPAFLAGILLVFVFAVQAQALPSGGYVPIAESPGEWLRSLLLPWLSLGLVQGAVLTRYVRSAVLDVMREDYLRTARAKGRGSTGALWRHGLRNASIPVVTVLGLQLATLLIGAVVVERVFVIPGLGDLLLNGVAGRDLLLVQGVVMVLVAAVLLINFVVDVTYHLLDPRLR, from the coding sequence GTGATCGTCTACCTGCTCAAACGGCTGGCGGTGCTGCTGGCGAGCACCGCCGTGGCCGCAGTGGTGGTGTTCGCGTTCATGGCGTTGCTGCCCGGGGACCCGGCCGAGATCGCGCTCGGCGTCAACGCCACCCCTGAGGCGGTGGCCGAGCTGCGCCGGCAGTTCGGCACCGACCGGCCGCCCGTCGTGCAGTTCTTCGACTGGGCCGGCGGGCTGGTGCAGGGCGACTTCGGCACCTCGTACGTGACCAATGCGGCCGTCGGCCCGCAGATCGGCGACCGGCTCGGCGTCACCGCGGTGCTCGTGCTCGGCGGCATGGTGATGGCGCTGGTCATCGCGGTGCCGCTCGGCACGTTCGCCGCCGTGCACCACCGCGACCCCCTGGGCGCCGTGATCAGCGCGTTCAGCCAGGTCGGCATCGCCGTCCCTGCCTTCCTGGCCGGCATCCTGCTGGTGTTCGTCTTCGCGGTGCAGGCACAGGCCCTGCCGTCCGGCGGCTACGTGCCGATCGCCGAGAGCCCGGGGGAGTGGCTGCGCAGCCTCCTGCTCCCGTGGCTCTCCCTCGGGCTCGTCCAGGGCGCGGTGCTCACCCGCTACGTGCGCAGCGCCGTGCTGGACGTGATGCGCGAGGACTACCTGCGCACCGCCCGAGCCAAGGGCAGGGGCAGCACCGGCGCGTTGTGGCGGCACGGGCTGCGCAACGCCTCGATCCCCGTCGTCACCGTGCTCGGCCTGCAACTGGCCACGCTGCTGATCGGCGCGGTCGTGGTCGAGCGGGTCTTCGTCATCCCGGGGCTCGGCGACCTGCTGCTCAACGGCGTGGCCGGGCGTGACCTGCTGCTCGTCCAAGGCGTGGTGATGGTGCTGGTCGCCGCCGTCCTGCTGATCAACTTCGTGGTGGACGTGACCTACCACCTGCTCGATCCGAGGCTGCGATGA
- a CDS encoding ABC transporter permease, producing the protein MNAALLVGGTLVALVVLAALLSFFWTPHDPTLVDAARKLRAPGDGNLLGADKFGRDTFSQLMVGARTTLYVGIVAVGIAAVLGVPLGMIAGMSPWGWLSELIMRVNDLVFAFPALLLAVMLGAVYGAGTLTAMIAIGVATVPAFARVARAATLQVMVTDYILAARAAGRRRTAIALRHVLPNIGSVLIVQASVSFAIAILAEAALSFLGFGTRPPTPSWGRMLQESQELLFSTPRLALWPGLAIALAVLGFNLLGDGLRDYLDPKLRRIRERTRRSERSGGPTEEGLRGASEER; encoded by the coding sequence ATGAACGCCGCCCTGCTGGTCGGCGGCACGCTCGTCGCCCTGGTGGTGCTGGCCGCGCTGCTGTCGTTCTTCTGGACGCCGCACGACCCGACGCTCGTCGACGCCGCGCGCAAGCTCCGCGCGCCCGGCGACGGCAACCTCCTCGGCGCCGACAAGTTCGGCCGCGACACCTTCAGCCAGCTCATGGTCGGGGCCCGTACCACCCTCTACGTCGGCATCGTGGCCGTCGGCATCGCCGCCGTGCTCGGCGTGCCCCTGGGAATGATCGCCGGGATGTCGCCGTGGGGCTGGTTGTCCGAGCTCATCATGCGGGTCAACGACCTCGTGTTCGCCTTCCCCGCCTTGCTGCTCGCGGTCATGCTCGGCGCGGTCTACGGCGCCGGCACGCTCACCGCGATGATCGCGATCGGGGTGGCCACCGTGCCCGCCTTCGCCCGCGTGGCCCGCGCCGCCACACTCCAGGTCATGGTCACCGATTACATCCTCGCCGCCCGGGCCGCCGGACGCCGCCGCACCGCGATCGCGCTCCGGCACGTGCTGCCGAACATCGGCTCCGTGCTGATCGTGCAGGCGTCGGTGTCGTTCGCGATCGCGATCCTGGCCGAGGCGGCGCTGTCGTTCCTCGGCTTCGGCACCCGCCCGCCCACCCCGTCCTGGGGGCGCATGTTGCAGGAGTCCCAGGAGCTGCTGTTCTCCACCCCGCGCCTGGCGCTGTGGCCCGGCCTGGCGATCGCCCTCGCGGTGCTCGGCTTCAACCTCCTGGGAGACGGGCTGCGCGACTACCTCGACCCCAAGCTCAGGAGGATCCGGGAGCGAACCCGACGTAGCGAGCGTAGTGGAGGCCCGACGGAGGAGGGACTCCGCGGAGCGAGTGAGGAGCGGTGA